A single region of the Bacillota bacterium genome encodes:
- a CDS encoding sugar ABC transporter substrate-binding protein → MMKSKWLVLVAALCLVFALAISASAKTKLRVVWMDYDARFNTVYQTMEQDFEKENPDIDVETIILPWNEGHDRLVTWIAGRQAPDIANTGTRWVLEFNDMGVLEPLDKWLSPEFIKGFYPGALEARIKGKLYGLPVAMSARTLFYRSDLISKPPTTWSELVKVAQEVTSKHKIYGIGVSGKKFVELTEFVYYLYGNGGSFFEIEPDGSYGKAKFNDKAGVEALQFMVDLVHKYKVTEPNVTENDRGSLQDLFIAGKLAMVETGPWFAAMLQERAPNLKWGVAPMPHNDGKPQSTLMVTDSIVMFKSSKNKEAAVKYLNFIYQDKYRLEFNKAFGMLPVRASVGAMSYFQTPYYKVYIDQLPRAQGWPLMSEWAKAEDVLWDAVGAALLKIKPPKQALDEAAKEIDAYRRK, encoded by the coding sequence ATGATGAAGTCAAAATGGTTGGTGCTCGTGGCTGCGTTGTGTCTGGTGTTTGCGCTCGCCATAAGTGCAAGCGCCAAGACGAAGCTGCGGGTAGTCTGGATGGACTATGACGCAAGGTTCAACACAGTTTACCAGACCATGGAGCAGGATTTCGAGAAGGAGAACCCCGATATCGATGTAGAGACCATCATACTCCCGTGGAATGAGGGCCACGACCGTCTCGTGACATGGATAGCTGGTCGCCAGGCCCCGGACATAGCAAACACCGGGACCAGGTGGGTGCTGGAATTCAACGACATGGGGGTTCTGGAGCCCCTGGACAAGTGGCTATCGCCGGAGTTCATCAAGGGCTTCTACCCGGGCGCTCTCGAGGCCAGGATCAAGGGCAAGCTTTACGGGCTGCCGGTTGCGATGAGCGCCAGGACTCTCTTCTACCGCTCTGACTTGATTTCAAAGCCACCTACTACATGGAGCGAGCTTGTCAAGGTCGCGCAAGAGGTGACTTCCAAACACAAGATCTACGGGATAGGCGTGTCGGGTAAGAAGTTCGTAGAGCTCACGGAGTTCGTTTACTACCTCTATGGCAACGGTGGCTCTTTCTTTGAAATCGAACCGGATGGCAGCTATGGCAAGGCCAAATTCAATGACAAGGCTGGTGTCGAAGCCCTCCAGTTCATGGTCGACCTCGTCCACAAGTACAAGGTCACAGAGCCCAACGTTACAGAGAATGATAGGGGCTCTCTCCAGGACCTGTTTATAGCTGGCAAGCTCGCAATGGTTGAAACCGGCCCGTGGTTTGCCGCCATGCTGCAGGAGCGCGCTCCAAACCTGAAGTGGGGCGTTGCGCCCATGCCTCACAACGATGGCAAGCCTCAGAGCACTCTCATGGTGACGGATTCCATAGTGATGTTCAAGTCCTCCAAGAATAAGGAGGCGGCGGTTAAGTACCTCAATTTCATATACCAGGACAAGTATAGACTTGAGTTCAACAAGGCATTCGGCATGCTCCCGGTCAGGGCCAGCGTGGGGGCGATGAGCTACTTCCAGACGCCCTACTACAAGGTCTATATAGACCAGCTCCCGAGGGCTCAGGGATGGCCTTTGATGTCCGAATGGGCCAAGGCGGAGGATGTCCTGTGGGATGCCGTTGGCGCCGCGCTCCTGAAGATAAAGCCGCCGAAGCAGGCGCTGGATGAGGCGGCCAAGGAAATTGATGCCTACAGGAGAAAGTAG
- a CDS encoding Gfo/Idh/MocA family oxidoreductase, which translates to MALRVGLLGAGFIAGVHVDAYAKLQGATVTAVADVNTEAASALAGKCGGANVYSNPDDLIADESIDVVDVCLPTFLHEKYVVAAARAGKHILCEKPIALNLEQAERMVEATGKAGVMFMVAHVVRFWPEYLAAKQVIDSGELGRPVEVAAARLSTTPVWSADNWILKPELSGGAALDLHIHDLDYVNWVLGKPMSVFARGLKSEKGALDHIVTMISYEAGGTANVEGGWMMPEDFPFTTILRIVCEKGCVDFQARAGVNIEAREAAKPALAVHKRGEKVRYPEVPSRDAYLAEIEYFIKCIETNTPPSMVTPQDAVTALKVALAARTSVETGAVVNV; encoded by the coding sequence ATGGCTCTTCGAGTGGGACTTCTGGGGGCTGGCTTCATTGCAGGCGTGCACGTCGACGCTTACGCAAAGCTCCAGGGGGCCACGGTAACGGCTGTGGCCGACGTTAATACAGAGGCGGCTTCCGCCCTTGCAGGCAAGTGCGGGGGCGCGAATGTTTATTCAAACCCTGACGACCTTATTGCAGATGAATCAATTGATGTGGTTGATGTCTGCCTTCCAACCTTTTTACATGAGAAATATGTCGTGGCCGCTGCCAGGGCCGGCAAGCACATCCTCTGTGAAAAACCCATAGCACTCAACCTCGAGCAGGCTGAGAGGATGGTTGAGGCGACGGGCAAAGCAGGGGTTATGTTCATGGTGGCTCACGTGGTCCGGTTCTGGCCGGAGTACCTGGCGGCCAAGCAGGTGATAGACAGCGGCGAGCTCGGGAGGCCGGTAGAGGTCGCTGCTGCCAGGCTGAGCACAACGCCCGTCTGGTCGGCGGACAACTGGATTCTCAAGCCCGAGCTGAGTGGCGGGGCGGCGCTCGACCTCCATATTCACGACCTGGATTACGTGAACTGGGTCCTCGGCAAGCCGATGTCGGTCTTCGCGAGGGGCCTGAAATCCGAGAAGGGGGCACTTGATCATATAGTGACGATGATCTCCTATGAGGCGGGCGGGACGGCGAATGTGGAGGGCGGCTGGATGATGCCCGAGGATTTCCCCTTCACCACCATATTGAGGATAGTGTGCGAGAAAGGCTGCGTAGACTTCCAGGCCCGGGCCGGGGTGAATATAGAGGCCCGCGAGGCGGCAAAGCCGGCCCTGGCGGTGCATAAGAGGGGCGAGAAGGTCCGCTATCCCGAGGTCCCGTCGAGGGACGCTTATCTCGCTGAGATAGAGTACTTCATCAAATGCATAGAGACCAACACACCTCCGTCGATGGTCACCCCGCAGGATGCGGTCACCGCGCTGAAGGTGGCGCTCGCGGCGAGGACCTCGGTCGAGACTGGCGCGGTAGTCAACGTTTAG
- a CDS encoding sugar phosphate isomerase/epimerase, with protein MKKAINYWSFPGGLEGSKDIMSCLDEARELGFDGVELCFAGSGALPVDVQPERLKAIRDHAKSIGIDICSVATGLLWEKSLTDDDEEVRREAMHIVERGLEIASALGADALLVLPGAVDVFFMPEVKPVPYEVAYAKLREAMEKLVPAAEKARVNIALENVWNRFLLSPLELREFIDSIGSPYLGAYLDVGNVMLTGYPEQWVRILGKRIKKVHLKDFRRSVGTAEGFVDLLEGDVNWPAVVSALRDVEYDGYLIAEMIPHYRYCPEVRLANASRAMDAILGL; from the coding sequence ATGAAAAAGGCCATCAACTACTGGTCCTTCCCGGGAGGGCTTGAAGGGAGCAAGGATATCATGAGCTGCCTGGATGAGGCCAGGGAGCTGGGGTTTGACGGCGTTGAGCTATGCTTTGCCGGGTCGGGAGCCCTCCCGGTGGATGTCCAGCCGGAGCGCTTGAAGGCCATAAGAGATCACGCGAAGTCCATTGGCATAGATATCTGCAGCGTCGCAACGGGCTTACTCTGGGAGAAGTCGCTCACAGATGACGATGAAGAGGTCCGCCGGGAGGCCATGCACATAGTCGAACGCGGCCTCGAGATTGCATCAGCCCTGGGGGCGGATGCCCTGCTGGTGTTACCAGGGGCCGTCGACGTCTTCTTCATGCCGGAAGTGAAGCCTGTGCCGTATGAGGTGGCGTATGCCAAGCTGCGCGAGGCGATGGAGAAGCTGGTGCCGGCGGCCGAAAAGGCCAGGGTCAACATCGCACTGGAGAATGTCTGGAATAGATTTCTCCTCAGCCCGCTGGAGCTCAGGGAGTTTATTGATTCCATAGGGAGCCCCTACCTGGGCGCCTACCTCGATGTGGGGAATGTAATGCTGACGGGCTACCCCGAGCAGTGGGTAAGGATCCTCGGCAAGCGCATAAAGAAGGTCCACCTCAAGGATTTTAGGAGGAGCGTCGGCACCGCGGAAGGGTTTGTCGACCTGCTGGAGGGGGATGTAAACTGGCCGGCCGTCGTCAGCGCCTTGAGGGATGTCGAATACGACGGCTACCTGATCGCCGAGATGATCCCCCATTACAGGTATTGCCCCGAGGTCCGGCTCGCAAACGCTTCGCGGGCTATGGATGCTATACTCGGGCTCTAA
- a CDS encoding PIG-L family deacetylase: protein MGFRYYDLRRATQSGDIDLLFPGWERGGERVAIFSPHDDDAILGAGYLIQAVAESGGEPFVFIFCNGNGGYSFPEDKDIIVKKRRDETRAAYAELGFGEGNLIRFDYPDYSVLPNIGWMLPWGAEGSFTKTIKNLRNLGITRLVIPNRYREHIDHESVGRIGAFDGPQVGDEILVDWGKPVRIKSFLEYAVWGDFSPEDALVAGSDSSIRANRAIKAPPSAEAKVASALSKFESQQRIIKGLLEARKERQCRDSGDGYIELYIDFDPRPALGYGPYRSLISSIDAGR from the coding sequence ATGGGATTCCGGTACTATGATCTTCGCAGGGCCACGCAGTCAGGGGATATCGATCTCCTCTTCCCCGGCTGGGAGAGGGGCGGGGAGAGGGTGGCCATCTTCTCACCCCACGACGACGACGCTATTCTTGGGGCCGGCTACCTTATCCAGGCCGTGGCCGAAAGCGGCGGTGAGCCCTTTGTGTTCATATTCTGCAATGGCAATGGAGGCTATAGCTTCCCCGAGGACAAGGATATCATCGTCAAGAAGCGAAGGGACGAGACCAGGGCGGCCTATGCAGAGCTCGGGTTTGGCGAGGGCAACCTAATTAGATTTGATTACCCTGATTACAGCGTGCTCCCTAACATAGGGTGGATGTTGCCGTGGGGGGCTGAGGGCAGTTTTACCAAGACTATTAAGAATCTACGTAATCTTGGGATAACGAGGCTTGTTATACCAAACCGTTACCGGGAGCATATCGACCACGAGTCGGTGGGCCGCATCGGCGCATTCGATGGACCGCAGGTGGGGGATGAGATCCTGGTGGACTGGGGGAAGCCGGTGAGGATCAAGTCCTTCCTCGAATATGCCGTGTGGGGGGATTTCTCGCCCGAGGATGCACTCGTCGCTGGTAGCGATAGCTCCATCCGGGCGAACAGGGCTATAAAGGCGCCTCCATCTGCCGAGGCGAAGGTAGCTTCGGCCCTGAGCAAGTTCGAATCCCAGCAGCGGATAATCAAGGGGCTGCTCGAGGCGAGGAAGGAGCGGCAGTGCAGGGACTCGGGGGACGGGTATATCGAGCTATATATCGATTTCGACCCGAGGCCAGCCCTGGGCTACGGGCCATACCGGAGCCTGATATCGAGCATTGACGCCGGACGTTGA
- a CDS encoding ROK family protein produces MDGKVYSGKNVQSVYRENRAAVVDIVRRYGPVSKPDIARMTGLTTVSATNIIRDLVALGFIKEKGIGKSTGGRRAVLYDINGEGKYSICVDMSDKDIKVAVVDLAGRIISSANFHVKPGENTLMLDLIRALDTFIKTRVSMREQILGIGVAVPGISDPETGTVLVSYPLGWRNVPLKTMLTQAFSYPVFITKETAAAILGEHYFGEKTDVKNLLYLNIFDGIGVGLMVDGRIHRGADGVAGEIGHTVIDMDGPECECGNRGCLERVASMKALVEYVDGMLNAGRDSVLSTAERDQEGKIPVSAISQAARQGDAVAMEAIQKVAGYLAAGIVNLSRILNPDVIFLSGKIIEKGQPLFEEIGRAINKFRPILDERVPVKISSLGESARLLGASIPVFEAAFERHIRQRSAAQRSAIQGTATQRTAARK; encoded by the coding sequence TTGGACGGCAAAGTCTATTCAGGTAAGAATGTTCAATCAGTCTACAGGGAAAACAGGGCGGCCGTGGTCGATATCGTGCGCCGGTACGGGCCGGTCTCGAAGCCGGATATAGCGAGGATGACGGGCCTTACGACGGTGAGCGCGACGAATATAATAAGGGACCTGGTCGCGCTGGGCTTCATAAAGGAAAAAGGCATCGGAAAGTCAACGGGTGGGCGTCGCGCGGTCCTATATGATATCAACGGTGAGGGCAAATACAGCATCTGCGTTGATATGAGCGATAAGGATATCAAGGTTGCGGTGGTGGACCTGGCGGGCCGGATAATCAGCAGCGCGAATTTTCACGTCAAGCCCGGTGAAAACACGCTGATGCTGGATTTGATCCGCGCCCTGGATACCTTCATCAAGACCCGGGTATCCATGAGGGAGCAGATCCTGGGGATCGGGGTGGCGGTGCCGGGTATATCCGATCCCGAAACGGGCACGGTACTGGTCTCCTACCCGCTCGGCTGGCGGAATGTCCCCCTCAAGACCATGCTCACCCAGGCCTTTAGCTATCCCGTCTTCATCACAAAGGAGACCGCCGCGGCCATACTTGGCGAGCACTACTTCGGCGAGAAGACGGACGTCAAAAATCTTCTATACCTCAATATATTTGACGGTATCGGCGTCGGGCTCATGGTCGACGGCAGGATTCACAGGGGGGCCGACGGGGTGGCGGGCGAGATCGGTCATACCGTGATAGATATGGATGGACCGGAATGTGAATGTGGGAACCGTGGTTGCCTGGAACGCGTCGCCTCCATGAAGGCGCTTGTGGAGTATGTAGATGGTATGTTGAATGCAGGAAGAGATAGCGTCCTCTCAACCGCGGAGCGGGACCAGGAGGGCAAGATTCCCGTGTCAGCAATCTCCCAGGCGGCGCGCCAGGGCGATGCCGTTGCCATGGAGGCTATTCAGAAGGTTGCTGGCTACCTGGCTGCCGGCATCGTGAATCTGAGCCGCATCCTGAATCCGGATGTGATATTCCTGAGCGGCAAGATAATTGAGAAGGGGCAGCCGCTTTTCGAGGAAATAGGGCGCGCCATAAACAAATTCCGGCCGATACTGGACGAGAGAGTCCCGGTGAAGATCTCGAGCCTGGGCGAGTCCGCCCGCCTCCTGGGGGCGAGCATTCCGGTTTTTGAGGCTGCATTTGAGCGGCACATCCGGCAGAGGTCCGCTGCGCAGAGGTCTGCTATCCAGGGGACTGCTACGCAGAGGACTGCTGCCAGGAAATAG
- a CDS encoding MFS transporter has translation MAIASNITPASLVSIDGDLRVGLARLGALFLIYFLGFSAVVVFSGIMSDILGRRVLILGLAIMACGLLGFGFSPSFGLMLVSSFVLGMGCGITEGTVSALVADLNPERKGFFLNLSQVFFGLGALLGPFIAGSLVASNLSWRVMYVATAVLALVCFGTLARQVFPRASGSDEPITVDKLRKLGGDRLFLKLALGMAFYVGSEMGVASWVPTYMATSLSAGAILASSALSLFWGSMIIGRFSAGFVLRYCSEAALVFCCAVAGFALLALAIVVRAPWLALITFFLVGLAYSPIWPTILAYAGGRFGAMTGSAFGALIAAGAIGGMVYPWIIGALADHLGLRIALATALLPILGVAIIFVNIFYQEKAIRIKASAQQLQGG, from the coding sequence ATGGCTATAGCTTCGAACATCACACCAGCCTCGCTCGTAAGTATCGATGGCGACCTGCGGGTCGGCCTGGCAAGGCTCGGCGCCCTATTCCTGATTTATTTCCTCGGTTTTTCAGCCGTGGTGGTGTTCTCCGGGATCATGTCTGATATCCTCGGGCGCAGGGTTCTAATCCTGGGCCTTGCCATCATGGCTTGCGGCCTCCTGGGGTTCGGATTCTCACCGTCATTCGGGCTTATGCTCGTTTCGTCATTTGTCCTCGGCATGGGGTGCGGGATCACTGAAGGCACCGTCAGCGCGCTGGTAGCGGACTTGAATCCTGAGAGGAAGGGGTTCTTCCTCAACCTGTCGCAGGTCTTCTTCGGGCTTGGCGCGCTCCTCGGGCCGTTTATAGCGGGCAGCCTGGTGGCGAGCAATCTGAGCTGGCGTGTGATGTACGTAGCCACCGCGGTCCTGGCCCTTGTATGCTTCGGAACCCTCGCAAGGCAGGTGTTCCCGAGGGCTTCGGGATCTGATGAGCCTATAACCGTGGACAAGCTCCGGAAGCTGGGGGGCGACAGGCTTTTTCTCAAGCTTGCGCTCGGCATGGCGTTTTACGTTGGGTCCGAGATGGGGGTTGCAAGCTGGGTCCCGACGTATATGGCAACAAGCCTGTCCGCAGGCGCGATCCTGGCAAGCTCGGCCCTTTCCCTCTTCTGGGGGTCGATGATCATCGGGAGATTCAGTGCGGGCTTTGTGTTGCGGTACTGCTCCGAGGCGGCCCTGGTATTCTGCTGCGCAGTTGCGGGTTTTGCCCTGCTGGCCCTGGCCATCGTCGTTCGGGCGCCATGGCTTGCCCTCATAACCTTCTTTCTTGTCGGGCTCGCATATTCGCCGATCTGGCCCACCATCCTTGCATATGCCGGCGGGAGATTCGGGGCCATGACTGGCAGCGCTTTTGGGGCCCTGATCGCCGCCGGCGCGATAGGCGGCATGGTCTACCCGTGGATCATAGGGGCCCTGGCTGACCATCTCGGGTTGCGAATTGCGCTCGCTACGGCCCTCCTGCCGATTCTGGGGGTTGCTATCATTTTTGTAAATATATTTTATCAAGAGAAAGCCATAAGAATTAAAGCCTCTGCCCAGCAACTACAGGGGGGATGA